Proteins co-encoded in one Spirosoma endbachense genomic window:
- a CDS encoding glycoside hydrolase family 43 protein — protein MQKSLLLVYFLISLFFSYSSAQTTQSVTRAKATYTNPLPVQFGDPYVLYTQGTYYMYGTGGGADKGFAAYSSKDMVNWKSEGQVYFHNNKNGWSDPKASWGGAYWAPEVYEVKGKFYLVYSAQWQVNPTQEAENFRIGVAVADKPTGPFIDLSNKPVFDPGYPIIDANVLFDTNGKAYLYFSRCCYKHPVESEVADLARKKGWFNAIEESWVYGIELKPDFSGVIGEPVLVLRPPVSLSDKQADWESRSVTAREVNRRWTEGSVTFKKDNLYYIMYSANHFGGRYYAIGYATSSSPLGPFKKAANNPILQQNTDQGGSVTGTGHNSIAYSPDRKEMFCVYHARTAKTGDERVVCIDRMEVKNGKIMIAGPTTTPQKFPSGAIKH, from the coding sequence ATGCAAAAATCACTGCTTCTGGTTTATTTCCTGATCTCCTTGTTTTTTAGCTATTCTTCGGCGCAAACGACGCAAAGCGTTACTAGAGCTAAAGCCACCTATACTAATCCTCTGCCAGTCCAATTTGGTGACCCTTACGTGTTATACACCCAGGGCACCTACTATATGTACGGCACAGGCGGTGGTGCGGATAAGGGATTTGCCGCGTATTCCTCAAAAGATATGGTCAACTGGAAGTCGGAAGGACAGGTGTATTTTCACAATAATAAAAATGGCTGGAGCGATCCAAAAGCCAGTTGGGGCGGTGCCTATTGGGCCCCTGAGGTGTATGAAGTAAAGGGCAAATTTTACCTGGTTTACAGTGCACAGTGGCAGGTAAATCCAACTCAGGAAGCAGAAAATTTCCGGATTGGCGTTGCCGTTGCCGATAAGCCCACTGGTCCGTTTATTGACCTATCCAATAAACCAGTTTTTGATCCTGGGTATCCCATCATCGATGCCAACGTGCTTTTTGATACCAATGGCAAAGCCTATTTATATTTCTCGCGTTGTTGTTACAAACATCCGGTCGAAAGCGAAGTGGCCGATTTGGCCCGAAAAAAAGGGTGGTTCAATGCAATTGAAGAAAGCTGGGTATATGGTATCGAACTTAAACCCGACTTTTCCGGCGTCATCGGCGAACCGGTTTTAGTGCTGAGACCACCCGTTAGCCTCAGCGACAAACAGGCCGACTGGGAAAGCCGATCCGTTACGGCTCGTGAAGTCAACCGCCGTTGGACGGAAGGTTCGGTTACATTCAAAAAAGACAACCTGTATTACATCATGTATTCGGCCAATCACTTCGGCGGTCGGTATTATGCCATTGGATACGCCACATCCAGTTCGCCCTTAGGTCCGTTTAAAAAAGCGGCTAATAATCCAATACTTCAGCAGAATACCGACCAGGGAGGCAGTGTTACAGGAACAGGGCATAACAGCATTGCCTACTCGCCGGATCGAAAAGAGATGTTCTGTGTGTATCATGCACGAACCGCCAAAACCGGAGACGAACGGGTGGTTTGTATTGATCGTATGGAGGTGAAAAATGGCAAAATAATGATCGCCGGCCCAACTACTACGCCACAAAAATTCCCCTCAGGCGCAATAAAACACTGA
- a CDS encoding FAD-binding oxidoreductase, with protein MLYFLQKRVNYPGRMSTIVEILIQTFGKECVRTRDEASVRVASNWRQTEHLNCLALLRPKTTEEVSKILRICNEFNQPVVPHGGLTNVVGGVVTKPDEIALSLERMNGIEEISVQNKTATVQAGVILQNLQTVLAENGQHFPLDLGAKGSCMIGGNIASNAGGLQALRYGVMRNLVLGVEVVLADGTIISSLNKMVKNNAGYDLKQLFIGSEGTLGIITRAVLKIDDLPKSKNTAFVAVESFEKANLLLQVAKKQLKNDLTTFELLWQDYYRLMTSPPSPYSPPLPQTYPFYVLMEALGQDADKDKILFDELLENWLQDGLIADAVIAQSQQELEKVWGIRENVDLIFSVHSPVFLFDVSLAISDMDDYIKKIRSDLQQVWPSLHFYAFGHMGDGNLHLFINCGTNDEETKHLVDAIVYQPLQQISGSITGEHGVGLEKKSWLYLTRTTEEIELMKTLKKALDPKGILNPGKLLPD; from the coding sequence TTGCTATATTTTTTACAAAAAAGAGTAAACTACCCTGGAAGGATGTCAACTATTGTGGAAATACTTATCCAAACCTTTGGGAAAGAGTGTGTTCGCACGCGCGACGAGGCAAGCGTACGTGTGGCGAGCAACTGGCGGCAAACGGAACACCTGAATTGCCTGGCACTTCTTCGTCCAAAAACGACCGAGGAAGTATCAAAAATTCTCAGGATCTGCAACGAATTCAATCAACCCGTTGTGCCGCATGGCGGATTAACCAATGTTGTCGGGGGAGTAGTCACGAAGCCGGATGAAATTGCCCTGAGTCTGGAACGGATGAATGGAATAGAGGAAATTAGTGTGCAGAACAAAACTGCAACGGTTCAGGCGGGGGTTATTTTGCAGAACCTACAAACTGTTCTGGCAGAAAATGGCCAGCATTTTCCGCTGGATTTAGGCGCTAAAGGAAGTTGTATGATTGGGGGAAACATTGCCTCAAACGCGGGAGGTTTGCAGGCGTTGCGATACGGCGTTATGCGAAATTTAGTGTTGGGGGTGGAAGTCGTTCTAGCGGATGGAACGATTATATCATCCTTGAATAAAATGGTAAAAAATAATGCAGGTTATGATTTGAAACAGCTTTTTATTGGCTCCGAAGGTACATTGGGAATCATCACACGAGCGGTTTTAAAAATAGATGATCTGCCTAAAAGCAAGAATACCGCCTTTGTTGCAGTGGAGAGTTTTGAAAAGGCGAATCTGTTATTACAAGTTGCCAAAAAACAACTAAAAAATGACCTCACCACATTCGAATTGCTTTGGCAGGATTATTATCGGTTAATGACCTCGCCCCCTTCACCTTATTCGCCCCCTTTACCCCAAACGTATCCATTTTATGTGCTGATGGAAGCACTGGGGCAGGATGCAGACAAAGACAAAATTTTATTTGATGAATTGCTGGAAAATTGGTTGCAGGATGGGTTGATTGCTGATGCCGTTATTGCGCAATCGCAACAGGAATTAGAAAAGGTATGGGGTATTCGCGAGAATGTAGACTTGATATTTTCTGTGCATAGCCCCGTTTTCTTATTTGATGTGAGTCTGGCCATTTCTGACATGGACGACTACATAAAAAAGATTAGATCAGACCTTCAGCAAGTTTGGCCATCTCTCCATTTTTATGCCTTTGGCCACATGGGTGATGGAAATTTACACTTGTTCATAAACTGTGGTACGAATGACGAGGAAACAAAGCATCTGGTCGATGCGATTGTTTACCAACCCCTTCAACAAATTAGTGGCTCGATAACCGGAGAACATGGGGTAGGTTTGGAAAAAAAATCATGGCTTTATCTAACTCGCACCACGGAAGAAATTGAGCTGATGAAAACGCTAAAAAAAGCCTTAGATCCCAAAGGTATTTTGAATCCAGGGAAATTACTACCTGATTAG